CTTATCCTCTGTTCATCTAGGGTTaaggttttagtttttttttcaaaatgtctgatTTGGTTGGGGTTTGATCTGCAGGTTTGATTTTCACTTGGTACAATTCTTCTTTGCTTGCATGCCTTCATTAGGTATTTTCTCTACATTTATTTAATTCTCTCTCcatttttgatttcttttgttttatggatttattgttttCGTCTTAGCTGTTTATCTAGTGGCTCAGTATGCACGCTATGAAATCAGAAGGATGGAAGTGGTAATTGCTCTTCAATTCTTTTGGTATCTTGTTTATTGACTCACTTTGTTCTCCCTGGCTTTTTGTGTTCTAATTCTATATATCTCTTTGACActtttgtttgatcaatttatgAGATGCTGAATTTTTGGATAATAATTAGTTAGGATGATTGAAAAAAAACCTAGAATTGGAAGACAAGATTTCCTTTGATTGAACCATGCATTTTCTGGTATGGCTTGTTAGCAATTAGTctcttattcattcatttaCATTTCAATCTAGTTCACCCTGTGGTGCGAATTTCATTTCTTGAAAGGAACTTTTCCTTCACATGCAATTACTCAAATAAtgatgttttgtttcttttcttgcaGAGAAAGCCCTTGTGGAATGTATGTATGATCTTCGATCTGAGCTGGAGAAAACTGCATCTGATGTTTCAGccttattttctaaaattggtCAGTCATTTATTTAATCTAATAAATATGGTATTTTGTAGGTGATATACTGCTATTTCTTGTAGACTGCTATGTCTTTCTACTAAAATTACCATATTTCATTGTGGTCAGAGCGTAAAGATAAGATAAGAGGATGGAAACAAGATTCTCGTTCAGAAATTCCAGTCTCAGTTGATTCGGCAGTTGGATATGATTCATAAAACTGTCTTAGATTCTGTAATGCAACATGAGACCCATATAcaagaaatggaagaagaaatgagATCTTTTATATCTACAAAATCTGAGGTAGTTTtgatcttatcactctaactTTTTAGATGTAATACATGCAAATTCTTCTCATGTCTCTGTTATGCACATATAGGCCACAGAAGAGCTTAGAGGGATGGTCAAAAAATTGCAAACCATGTTCTGTTCTAGCATTAGAACGTTGGATGATTTAGCCAGTGAACTTGACAAGAAATCTCAATCAACTTGTGAGAAACTGAACACTCAAGTGAACTTGCACTCCTCTGCACTTGATGATGTAAGCATCACCACCTATGTACTTTTCAAgttgttcttcatttcttgTTCAAATTTTAGTGGATTAGTAAGTGTATCACCTATGTCTATGCTACAGTCCTTTAATATAAGAATGTTAAGGTCATGAATTGGAGTTTTcattttgatgtatttgtttggtttgattcaTCATGTAGGACCCATGGGCGCAATGAATAGCAGAAAAagtgttttattaattttttttttatttttttaagaatgtaaCATCATATTGAAGTATAAGAATGAGAAGGTCAGTGAATTGGAGTGAATGCATTTGTAGCAGTTGTTGCCTTTGGGGCCTTGCTTTTgatgtattattttgttttcaactAAGTGACACAACTGGCCAGCTAACTGCTAATCTGACCAACTTCTCATTAGTCTATTGCAGTAGTTGACCATGGCTTACATCAGTATTCCAAATACTGAAACAGACAATGTGGTTGTCATGCATGCAGCTTTGGCAGCTAGAGGCGTTGTTGCTACTACAGAAGGGCACGTACTTGAGCTACAGTCAAGCCTTGAGCTACACCAGTCAAAGCACTAAGCTAGAACCTTGTAGCACTGCGCCGAAGGGAACTATATGGAAGCTTGGAACGTAGGTGGGGTACTTCTTCGAGGAGCACTAGAAACGTTTATGGGTTCTGGTTCTATATATGGATGGGTATCATGGTGGCTCTGTTTTTTCTGGAAGTTCATTCAATATTGCAACCGCCACTGTATCAAGTGATGGGTTACTGCCTCACAACCGCCAAAGGTACCGCTGAGATGTTGAAGTTAAACATGGCGCTCATTCTCCTCCCTGTTTGCCGCAACACCAAAGCATACCTGTTGGAAACTAAAGTCTTTATTGCAGAATTAGTTTGCTTAATGTAATGTTGCCTGTGTTACCTGTGTTAAGATGCAGGATTAGTTTGATTAATGTAATGTTATAGGATCAGTTTACTTAA
This genomic stretch from Dioscorea cayenensis subsp. rotundata cultivar TDr96_F1 unplaced genomic scaffold, TDr96_F1_v2_PseudoChromosome.rev07_lg8_w22 25.fasta BLBR01000802.1, whole genome shotgun sequence harbors:
- the LOC120255039 gene encoding kinesin-like protein KIN-5D; the encoded protein is MIHKTVLDSVMQHETHIQEMEEEMRSFISTKSEATEELRGMVKKLQTMFCSSIRTLDDLASELDKKSQSTCEKLNTQVNLHSSALDDLWQLEALLLLQKGTYLSYSQALSYTSQSTKLEPCSTAPKGTIWKLGT